The Candidatus Limnocylindrales bacterium genome includes the window GAACAATGATAAGCACGCGCTGGAAGTGCTTAGGGGTCCCAGGGGTACAGGGGGTCTGAGCAAAAGAGGCGGTTGGGTAGATATAAAAACGTATGATCCCCATCATCGTTAAAAGAAGAGCATGGATAAGTGTATGAAAGAAGGTTACATTTTTTTTCACTCCTGCCTTTCCCATTCTTCTCCATCCTTTCCAGATAATACCCTTTAGACCCTCAGACTTTATCAAAAACCGAGAAAGTTAAACCGTCTTTCGGTGGCCTTTGATAAAGCCCTGGAAGTTAATGAACCTTTCTGAAGGTCTCAATAAACTGGAACAGACGTTGTTTAATAAAACTTTCCTGCTATTTGTGTCCTTTGTACTTGAAATTAAAGATTTCCACAAAGATATTACCGTTTATAGGATTTTTGAAAAATCAGGGGGTAACTAAAAGCTCTTGATCGAGGTTAAAGGAAGGCTGTTGCCATAACTTTTCCCATTCTTACTAAAGAGGTAATAGGTATTACAAAATAACAATATGGTACTTCTTTCTATAAAACGCAAAGAGGATTAAAAATTATCTGGATTCCACGTTCCATGAAGATTTCCAAAAAACTCCTTGACATATTCCCCAGAAATAGGGGATTCTTGTTGGACAATGGTTATCAGTTTTCAATGGTAGTTTAACAACTTTAGGGAGGAGGCAGTCAGAAAAGAAGTATGGAAGTACAAAATCCGATTTTTACAAAGAAAAGTTTAGGCATTTTGAGTCTTGTCATGACCGTAGCGGTAGTTTTTATGACAGGACTCTATGTAAGCAAAAGGAGCGAAGTTCGTAAATTGGGTTATCAGTTAAATCAAATCCAAGAGGAATCTCAAAAGCAGTTAAGTGAAAAAGATAAAATCCTGGCCGATTTAAATACCCAGCTTAAAAATTCACAGAGCAAACTTGAAGACGCCGGCAGAAATATTGAAGAAAAAGACAAAGAGCTCATAACCCTACGAACTCAACTTAACCAGGTCCAGGAGGACTTTAAGAAAGCACTGAGTGAAAAGGAAGTTCAGGTAAGAGATTTAACCGCTCGGGTAAATGAATTGCAAGATCAACTCAAAAACGCCGATCAAAGCCTGAATGAAAGGGATAAAGCCTTAACCGACTTAAAAGAACAGATCGGACGGCTTCAAGAGGAAAACAAAGGTCTTGCCGAAAAGGATAAAACCCTGGCCGACTTAAAAGAACAGATCGGACGGCTTCAAGAGGAAAATAAGAGGTTAGCTGCAAAGGACAGGGAAACTACGCATTTAACTGAGCAGATTGCTCAGTTGCAGGATCAGCTAAAGAAAACCAACCAGGATCTGGTTGAACTACAGGGAATTCATAAAGAGTTAAATCGGACCCACGAAGAAGCCCAAAAAAATCTGGAAGAAAAGAACAAAGCCCTGGAGGAGTTGAACAGCCGGATCAACCAATTGCAGGCCCAACTGAATGAGAAAAACACTCAGATCGATAACCTGATGGCAGATCTCAACCGGCATGCTAAACAATTGGAGGAAGTCCGAAGTAACTTAGAAAAGAAGAGTCAGGAGCAAGAGGAAACCCAAAGGATTTTAGCAGAAAAGGAGCGAATGGCTAATGAACTGGCTTCGCAGATCAACCAAATCCGAGGTCAAATGGATATTGCTCATCAAAACGCCAGTGAAAAGAGCCTTGCGCTTAATAACTTAAGCAAGCAGTTGAATCAACTTCAAGAGGAATATCAAAAGGATGTAACCGAAAAAGAGCAGATCCTTACCGACCTGACTGCACAACTAAACCAGTCTCTGGGTCAGCTTAATGCGGCCAATCAAAGCCTCAGCGAAAAAACCTTAGCCCTTTCTGATTTGGCCAATCGATTGGATCGAGTCCAGGAGGAAAGTAAGAAAAATCTGCAAGAAAAGGAAGCAGTTCTTGCCGATTTAACCCATCAGTTAAACCAATTACGGGCTCAATTAGAGGCAAAAAATACCGAAGTGAATCGGTTAACCGAAGCACTCCAGCAACAGAAAAATCTACAGGCTAAGATCCAAAACAATCTTGAAGAATTGAGCAGAGAACAAAAAGAGACTCAAAAGAACCTGGCAGAGAAAGAACAAAAGATCGGAGATCTAACCCAAGAAGTAAATCAGCTGCGAACCCAACTGAATACGGCCCATCAAAATATAGGTGAAAAAGCTATTACCCTGGTAAACCTGACCAACCAACTCAATCAACTCCAGGAGGATCTGGCAAAGAAAGACAGGATGATCGGAGATTTAACAGGCCAGCTAAATCAATTACGTGGTCAACTGGAAGTAACCCATCAAAATCTCAGTGAAAAAACCAATGCTTTAGCCCATTTGATTCATCAGCGAAACCAACTCCAGGAGAATTTGGAGAAAAATGAAAAGATAGCTGCGGACTTAAACACGCAGGTTCATCAACTACAGGGGGAAATAAAGAAAGGTTTAGAAGAAAAAGACCGGGTAGTTGCAGATCTAACGGCCAGATTAAATCAACTTCAAGGACAACTGGATTTTGCCAACCAGAGTGTGAGTGAAAAGACCCTTGCGTTGGCCGATTCGCATAAGCAGTTCCGTCAGCTACAAGAAGAAATGAAGAAGAACCTGGAGGAGAAAGACAAAATCATTGCCTCCTTGAATGCTTCCCTGAATCAGTTACAGAACCAGACTCAACAGGCTTTGAATGAAAAGGAGCGGACCCTCCTGGCGCTTAAGGATCAGATAGCTCAAGAACGGGAGGAAGCCAGAAAAGTTTTAGATGGAAAAGAGCAACAGATTGCAGAGTTGACAGCAGAGATAAATCAACTACGAACCCAGATAGAGGTTGCCAATCAGAATATAAGTGAAAAGACTCTGGCCTTAACTAACCTGAGTCGACAGCTCGATCAGTTAAAAAAAGAATCTCAACAAAATTTGACGGAGAAAGAGGCGGCAGTGACCAACCTGACCCAACAGGTTAATCAGTTGCGGGGGCAGTTGAAGACTCTGCAGGACATGATAAGTGAAAAGAGCATGGCCTTAGCCAGGGTAACCCAAGAGCTCAATCAATTGCAAGAAGAAAAAGATCGGCTGATAGCTGATTTAAAAGCTCAGCTTACCCGGGCTCAGGAAGAGAGCCAGAAGGTCCTTGCCGAAAAGGATCAGGCCCTGGCGAACTGGGCTATGCAGTTCGATCAACTCCAAAACCAACTGGCAGCAGCTAATGAGAATCTAAGCGAAAAGGATAAAGCCTTGGCGGCGGCTACAGATCAACTTAACCGATTACAGGAAGAGTCGAAACAAAACCTCCAGGAGAAAGACAAGTTGCTTGCAAGCTTAACCGACCAGGTAAATCAATTACAGGGTAAACTTGAAGAAGCCTTAGCCCATCTCCGGGGAAAAGAGGAGGAGCTTACGACCTTAACGACCCGATTGACACAGGTACAAGAAGAAGCTCAACGTAACCAGGAAGAAAAGAGCAAGGAAATAGAGGGTCTGTTGACCCAGATAGCTCAACTCCAAAGCCAGTTAGACAATGCAAACAACCAACTCCGGGAAAAAGATCAGGCCCTTGAAAGCTTGCGTTCTCAACCCGATCAGTTACAAAATCAACTGGAAGAAGTTCGGAAGAATCTGGATGAAAAGGAAAAAACCCTTGTCCAACTCCAAAGCCAGTTTAACCAGATGCAAGAAGAGTTCAGGAAAAAACTAGAAGAAAAGGAAAAGGCTCTGGGAGAGTTAACCACTCAAGTAAGCCAGCTCCGCGGTCAGTTGGATATAGCCAATCAAGCCGTCAGCGAAAAAGCCATTGCTTTGGTTAAAGCGGACAATCAAATCGGTAAACTCCAAAAAGTAATTGAAGAGTTGAAGCTGGAATTGGCCAAGAGATAAGCCGGAGGAAGGGATTTTTCTTGGGTCGTTTCCTGGAATAAATCCTCTACCACCTTCCTCCCATCGTCCTGAGCTCTTCGATGCCGTTGGGGCCAGTTTGTCGAAGGGCTCAGGGTGAACAGAGTGGAAGCAAAATCTAGAAACCTTTCTTTAAAGCCTTTAAAGCAAGTACTTTTTTATTTTACCGGGACGAAAAGAACTTCTTTAATTTCCTTTCTATCTTCTTGATAATCCCGGATTTCAATTGAAGCATGGTCGTTGCGGCATAGGTGGGAGTTAAGGCCTGACTGACGACTTCAATCCGTCTTTTTTTAATTGCTTCAATCACCGAACCGATTTCTGGATCGGCCTCCACCAGGGAGAAAGTCTTACCGAATTGATGTAGGATGTGGGTATCCGAGGTGCCTACCAGGGGTAGTTGATATTTAGTCGCCACCTGTACGGCCTTTTCATTGAAATTGATTTTTTTTAGATAAAAATGGCTATACTCGATAGCGTTAAAAACCTCTATATTCTTTTCTAGTTTGGATCCCAGGCATTTAGAATCTGGAAAGAAGGGATGGGCTGCGATAACCAGGGTATCTTCACCGGTATATCGATTTAAATCCTGAATCCTTCGGATTTTGCTTAAATCGCAGTTCATATTAAGAAGAAGAATATGCTTGCCTTCGATGGTTGCTTCCATTCCTGGGATCAGGAGTATCCCTCGATCCAAAGCATAATTTTTCAAATAATCGGTATAAAGTTGTCGGTTATGAAGGGTAATGGCCAACACATCAAACCCATATTCGGCTGCCTTATCAATGAGCTCTGTAGAGCTATGTCGAATAAAAAGATCCTCCGGATCCTCGGAAGTATGTAAATGAAAATCGGCTTTCAGTTTTCTGGATTGCGTCATGTCTGATTCTCCTCATCAAAAACTTATCTTTATCTCTGAGTGCTTAATCTTTAGCAGAGCGTCTATGAGAGATCTTTCATGAAATATAAGAAAGATCCGAATAAATAACAATACTTTCTCTTCCATGCAAAAGTGATGCAATTTTAACGATTGGAGCAATATTTAAAAAAGAAAAAAGCAATCGTGAAATTTATCTTGACAGATCCAGGAGAATTTCCTAAAACAAAAGAGTAGAAGTAACGTATTTTCCTTTCTTTAAAGGGTTTTTCCTGTTCCATCATTACTTTGACGAAATCCGACGAAGAAGTTTCTCAGTTTAACCTAACAAAAGGAGGTCCTATGAGAAAATTTCTCTTGCTTATTTTGATGGGAACCCTAATTCCAGGGTTGATGGCTGCAAATGCCTACCCAGCAGAAGAGGTTATTAAATTGGGGCTGGCAGGTCCCCTCACCGGGGATCAGGGGGCTTTTGGGGAGCAATTGAAAAACGGAGGCACCATTGCCATGGAAGAATGGAATGAAAAAGGAGGTGTTCTCGGAAAAAAGATTGAGATCATCTGGGGAGACGATCAGCATGATCCCAAACAGGCTGTGGCGGTTGCCAACAAGTTTGTCAATGAAGGGGTTGTTGGGGTCATAGGCCATTTCAACTCCAGTTGTTCTATTCCGGCCTCAACGGTTTATGCCAAGGTTCCTATCCCCCAAATCACTCCGGCTTCTACCAATCCTCAATTTACAGATCGTAAACTAAAAAATGTATTTCGAGTCTGCGGTCGGGATGACCAACAGGGGGCTGTTGCAGCAGATTTTATCGTCAATACCCTTAAGAAAACGAAAGTAGCCGTCTTCCACGATAAAACCACGTACGGTCAGGGGTTAGCCGATGAGACCGTCAAAGGCCTCAAAAAGTTAGGTGTTGAGCCGGTTTTCTATACCGGAATTGTCCAGGGGGATAAGGATTATACGGCGGTTTTAACTGCTGCCAAACAGAAAAATCCGGAGGTTCTCTATTTTGGAGGGATTCATCCTGAAGCCATTTTGCTGGCTAAACAATCCAAAGATCTGGGGTTGAACACCATTTTTGTAAGCGGAGACGGGGTCTTCATCCAGGAATTTATCGATGGTGCAGGACCTGCAGCTGAAGGAGCTTATATCAGCTTTACCCCGGACCAGGAAAAAATTCCAGAAGCCCAGCCTTTCATTAAAAAATTTAAAGAAAAATTCCCCCAAGCCAAAGAGGTAGGAGCTTATACCATCTACAGCTATGTGGCAACCAATATTCTCCTGGAGGCTATTAAAGGCACGGCCAGCACCGACGGAAATAAATTAATCGACTATATCCATAAGACCAAATTTAATACCGCCTTAGGACCGATCCAGTTCGATGAAAAGGGTGATGTTCTGGAATCACCCTATGTATTTTGGCAGGTCAAAAACGGAAAATTCGTTCAGGTTCAAGAGTTGAAGAAAAAATGAGTAACTAGATAGAGGATGGAAACAGCAAATTAGGGAGCAAGGGATGGTAGAGGGGATGTAAGTGAGTAACTGTTTTTGCCCCTCTCCTCCCTTGTTTCCTGTTACAGCTTTCTACCTGCTGTTTTAAATGTCTTTTCTTGAATATATTATCCAGCAGTTGATTAACGGACTTACAATCGGGGCCGTTTATGCACTTATTGCCCTGGGATATACTATGGTCTATGGAATTATCGAGTTGATCAATTTTGCCCATGGAGAGATTTACATGATCGGGGCATATATAGGGATTATTACGCTGGGAGTTTTAAGCATGCAAGGTCTGACCCAGAACAGCCTTGCACTGGCCATGGGAATTGTCCTGGTGGTTTCCATGGTATATTGCGCCGCCTACGGGTTTACCATGGAACGAATCGCCTATCGCCCTCTCCGTCAGGCCCCCAGGTTATCACCCCTCATTACAGCCCTGGGTATGTCTATTTTTTTACAAAATTACGTCATGCTGACCCAGGGGGCTCGAGATAAATTCTTTCCCCCCTTATTTACAGGTGGGATTAATATAGATGAAGTTCGCATATCCTACATCCAGGTTTTTATCATGGTGATCTCGGTCCTTCTGATGATAGCCCTCCAGTTATTTATTAAAAATACTCGATTAGGTAAGGCCATGCGGGCGACTGCCCAAGATAAGAAAATGGCCAGTCTGGTAGGAATCAACATTGATCGGGTGATCTCTATAACTTTCATTATCGGATCGTCCTTAGCCGCCGTTGCAGGGATTATGGTGGGAATGTATTATGGATTGGTCAATTTTTATATCGGTTATGTGGCAGGTTTAAAAGCTTTCACGGCGGCTGTATTGGGTGGGGTTGGAAACATTGCTGGAGCCATGCTGGGAGGATTTCTTTTGGGTTTACTGGAAGCCTTTGCAGCCGGATTTATTCCTCCTCCCCATGGAGCTCAGTATAAGGATGTTTTTGCCTTTGCCATTTTAGTTTTAGTTTTGATATTTAGACCTTCAGGTCTATTAGGCGAACAGGTCGCGGAGAAGATATAGCATGAAAAAAATTCTTAGAGTGATGGCCATCTCTCTGTGGTTTGGATTTCTTACCTTTCCTTTTATGGGAAAACATGCGGGGCTTTTGATAATCCTTCTCTTAGCCGGTGGGGGATTATGGTTAGCGATAACCACCCTACGGAATACCAAGACCGTCAAACAATGGTTAGAAAGAGCTTCTTCTTATCAACAAGGCTTTCACCGTAATCTCAACCGGATAGACCGACGTATTGTCTTGGGGATTCTCCTGGTTTTAGCCCTCTTATTTCCCCTATTCAACAATCGTTATGTCGTGGACGTGGCCGTCATGTGTGGAATCTATATTTGTCTGGCCCTGGGTTTAAATATCGTCGTAGGGCTGGCCGGATTACTGGATCTGGGATATGTTGCATTTTATGCCGTAGGTGCCTATTTATACGGTTTACTATCCATTCATTATGGCACTTCCTTCTGGTTAGCCCTTCCTTTAGGAGCCTTGATGGCGGCCACTTTTGGTGTCCTGTTGGGAGCCCCTACGCTTCGATTACGAGGAGATTATCTGGCCATTGTCACCCTGGGATTTGGGGAGATGATTCGAATTATTCTGAACAACTGGGACCGGGTGACCCGGGGTCCCAACGGATTAATCGGAATTGAAGCCCCATCTCTGGGTAAAAAGTTCGTTTTTAGCCAGCCTATCCATTACTATTACTTAATCCTCCTGATTGTTATCATAACCATTTTTGTGGTCAACCGGCTGAACCACTCGAGGATTGGACGAGCCTGGATCGCCATCCGAGAAGATGAAGTCGCTGCAGAGGCTATGGGTATTGATACCACCCGGATGAAGCTTCTGGCCTTTGCCTTGGGAGCCATGTGGGCCGGTTTGGGCGGGGTATTTTTCGCCAGTAAAATGAGTTTTATCTCACCGGAAAGTTTCACTTTCTTTGAATCGGTCATTATCCTGTGTATGGTCGTCTTAGGGGGAATGGGAAGTATTCCAGGCGTTATCCTGGGTGCAATTGTGCTGGTAGTCCTTCCTGAAATGCTAAGGGATTTCTACCTTCCCTTTATGCAAGTAGACTTCTCACGGGCCCGAATGCTCATTTTTGGGATGTTGATGGTTTTGGTGATGATTTTCCGACCCCAGGGTTTGATCCCCAGTGCACGTCGCAAATTGGAATTGCATCCTGAAAAAGAGGAAAAGATAATAGAACAAAAGCCAGAATTTGTTTATGAAGTAGCCAGTAAAAGTCAGGAGCTCTGATCATGCGGTTACTAGAAACCCGAAAGCTTGCGAAATACTTCGGCGGTCTTAAAGCTATTGAAAATCTCGATTTTTATATCGATGAAGGGGAAATTGTAGGATTGATCGGCCCTAACGGGGCCGGGAAAACAACTTTTTTCAATTGTGTGACCGGCATGTACCCCCCCACCAAGGGAGAAATTGTTATCCATACCAAATATACCTCAGGTCCTATTCAGATTTATTCTTCTTCCTCTCGAAAGATCGTCAAACCTAACCAGATTACCAAATGGGGCCTTGCCCGGACTTTTCAGAATATTCGCCTCTTTGCCGATATGACGGCCCTGGAAAATGTAATGACCGGAGCCCATTGTCGACTGCATTCCGGAGTTTTGGGGTCTATTTTCAGAACCCCTAAGGTTCTAAAAGAAGAAAGGGACCTTGCCTCTAAGTCCATGGATTTACTTCATTTTGTAGGACTTCGGGATAAAGCCTGGATGCTGGCCAAAAATCTCCCCTATGGAGACCAACGACGCCTGGAGATTGCCCGTGCCCTCAGTACCGATCCGCATCTCCTTTTACTCGATGAGCCAGCAGCCGGTATGAATCCCCAGGAAACCAAGGTGCTGATGTCCCTCATCGATAAGATTCGGGCTCGGGACATCACGGTTTTGCTCATCGAACACCATATGAAACTGGTCATGGGGATCTCGGATCGGATCGTTGTTCTGGATCACGGTGAAAAAATCTCAGAAGGGTCTCCTAAGGAGGTTCAGAAAGATCCCAAAGTCATTGAAGCTTATCTGGGAAAAGAGATTTCACACGGTTAATATCCATGCTGCGATTACATAACGTACATACCTTCTATGGCCATATCCATGCCCTTAAAGGGGTTTCCCTGGAGGTAAAC containing:
- a CDS encoding branched-chain amino acid ABC transporter permease — protein: MSFLEYIIQQLINGLTIGAVYALIALGYTMVYGIIELINFAHGEIYMIGAYIGIITLGVLSMQGLTQNSLALAMGIVLVVSMVYCAAYGFTMERIAYRPLRQAPRLSPLITALGMSIFLQNYVMLTQGARDKFFPPLFTGGINIDEVRISYIQVFIMVISVLLMIALQLFIKNTRLGKAMRATAQDKKMASLVGINIDRVISITFIIGSSLAAVAGIMVGMYYGLVNFYIGYVAGLKAFTAAVLGGVGNIAGAMLGGFLLGLLEAFAAGFIPPPHGAQYKDVFAFAILVLVLIFRPSGLLGEQVAEKI
- a CDS encoding ABC transporter ATP-binding protein → MRLLETRKLAKYFGGLKAIENLDFYIDEGEIVGLIGPNGAGKTTFFNCVTGMYPPTKGEIVIHTKYTSGPIQIYSSSSRKIVKPNQITKWGLARTFQNIRLFADMTALENVMTGAHCRLHSGVLGSIFRTPKVLKEERDLASKSMDLLHFVGLRDKAWMLAKNLPYGDQRRLEIARALSTDPHLLLLDEPAAGMNPQETKVLMSLIDKIRARDITVLLIEHHMKLVMGISDRIVVLDHGEKISEGSPKEVQKDPKVIEAYLGKEISHG
- a CDS encoding branched-chain amino acid ABC transporter substrate-binding protein, with amino-acid sequence MRKFLLLILMGTLIPGLMAANAYPAEEVIKLGLAGPLTGDQGAFGEQLKNGGTIAMEEWNEKGGVLGKKIEIIWGDDQHDPKQAVAVANKFVNEGVVGVIGHFNSSCSIPASTVYAKVPIPQITPASTNPQFTDRKLKNVFRVCGRDDQQGAVAADFIVNTLKKTKVAVFHDKTTYGQGLADETVKGLKKLGVEPVFYTGIVQGDKDYTAVLTAAKQKNPEVLYFGGIHPEAILLAKQSKDLGLNTIFVSGDGVFIQEFIDGAGPAAEGAYISFTPDQEKIPEAQPFIKKFKEKFPQAKEVGAYTIYSYVATNILLEAIKGTASTDGNKLIDYIHKTKFNTALGPIQFDEKGDVLESPYVFWQVKNGKFVQVQELKKK
- a CDS encoding PHP-associated domain-containing protein encodes the protein MTQSRKLKADFHLHTSEDPEDLFIRHSSTELIDKAAEYGFDVLAITLHNRQLYTDYLKNYALDRGILLIPGMEATIEGKHILLLNMNCDLSKIRRIQDLNRYTGEDTLVIAAHPFFPDSKCLGSKLEKNIEVFNAIEYSHFYLKKINFNEKAVQVATKYQLPLVGTSDTHILHQFGKTFSLVEADPEIGSVIEAIKKRRIEVVSQALTPTYAATTMLQLKSGIIKKIERKLKKFFSSR